One segment of Mastomys coucha isolate ucsf_1 unplaced genomic scaffold, UCSF_Mcou_1 pScaffold23, whole genome shotgun sequence DNA contains the following:
- the Rassf1 gene encoding ras association domain-containing protein 1 isoform X1 — protein sequence MSAEPELIELRELTPSGRIGPGRTRLERANALRIAPGTTRNPSQQHVPGRGHRFQPAGPTTHTWCDLCGDFIWGVVRKGLQCAHCKFTCHYRCRALVCLDCCGPRDLGWDSALERDTNVDEAVERETPDLSQAETEQKIKDYNGQINSNLFMSLNKDGSYTGFIKVQLKLVRPVSVPSSKKPPSLQDARRSTGRSTAVKRRTSFYLPKDAIKHLHVLSRTRAREVIEALLRKFMVVDDPRKFALFERTERHGQVYFRKLSDDEQPLKLRLLAGPSEKVLSFVLKENDSGEVNWDAFSMPELHNFLRILQREEEEHLRQILQKYSRCRQKIQEALHACPLG from the exons ATGTCGGCGGAGCCAGAACTCATTGAACTACGCGAGCTGACACCGTCCGGGCGCATCGGTCCAGGCCGCACCCGGCTGGAGCGAGCCAACGCTCTGCGCATCGCTCCGGGCACAACACGCAATCCGTCACAGCAGCACGTCCCGGGTCGTGGCCACCGCTTCCAGCCTGCAGGGCCCACCACGCACACGTGGTGCGACCTCTGTGGAGACTTCATCTGGGGCGTCGTGCGCAAGGGCCTACAGTGCGCGC ACTGCAAGTTCACCTGCCATTACCGTTGTCGTGCGCTCGTCTGCCTGGACTGCTGCGGGCCCCGAGACCTGGGCTGGGACTCCGCACTAGAGCGGGACACGAACGTG GATGAGGCTGTAGAGCGGGAGACACCTGATCTTTCTCAAGCTGAGACTGAGCAGAAAATCAAGGATTACAATGGCCAGATCAACAGCAACCTCTTCATGAGCCTG aatAAGGATGGCTCCTACACAGGCTTCATCAAGGTTCAGCTGAAGCTAGTACGGCCTGTCTCAGTGCCTTCCAGCAAGAAACCACCGTCCTTACAGGACGCCCGGAGGAGCACAGGGCGGAGCACTGCTGTGAAGCGCCGCACCTCTTTTTACTTGCCTAAGGATGCTATTAAGCATCTGCATGTTCTATCACGAACACGGGCACGGGAAGTCATTGAGGCCCTGCTTCGAAAATTCATGGTAGTAGATGATCCTCGCAAGTTTGCACTCTTTGAACGAACTGAACGTCATGGCCAAG taTACTTCCGGAAACTGTCAGACGATGAGCAGCCCTTGAAGCTGCGGCTCCTTGCAGGGCCCAGTGAAAAAGTCCTGAGCTTTGTCCTGAAGGAGAATGACTCTGGAGAGGTGAAT TGGGATGCCTTCAGCATGCCTGAACTGCACAATTTCTTACGCATCCTGCAGCGGGAAGAAGAGGAACACCTTCGCCAGATCCTGCAGAAGTATTCTCGTTGTCGCCAGAAGATCCAAGAGGCCCTGCACGCCTGTCCTTTGGGGTGA
- the Rassf1 gene encoding ras association domain-containing protein 1 isoform X2 yields the protein MGEAETPSFEMTWSSTSSSGYCSQEDSDSELEQYFTARTSLVRRPRRDQVGAPGVPPAGEGRSLEPRPCPDEAVERETPDLSQAETEQKIKDYNGQINSNLFMSLNKDGSYTGFIKVQLKLVRPVSVPSSKKPPSLQDARRSTGRSTAVKRRTSFYLPKDAIKHLHVLSRTRAREVIEALLRKFMVVDDPRKFALFERTERHGQVYFRKLSDDEQPLKLRLLAGPSEKVLSFVLKENDSGEVNWDAFSMPELHNFLRILQREEEEHLRQILQKYSRCRQKIQEALHACPLG from the exons ATGGGCGAGGCTGAAACACCTTCCTTCGAAATGACCTGGAGCAGCACGAGCAGCAGTGGCTACTGCAGCCAGGAGGACTCGGACTCGGAGCTCGAGCAGTACTTCACGGCGCGCACCTCGCTGGTCCGCAGGCCGCGCCGGGACCAGGTGGGAGCCCCGGGGGTGCCGCCGGCGGGTGAGGGGCGGTCGCTGGAACCCCGCCCCTGCCCG GATGAGGCTGTAGAGCGGGAGACACCTGATCTTTCTCAAGCTGAGACTGAGCAGAAAATCAAGGATTACAATGGCCAGATCAACAGCAACCTCTTCATGAGCCTG aatAAGGATGGCTCCTACACAGGCTTCATCAAGGTTCAGCTGAAGCTAGTACGGCCTGTCTCAGTGCCTTCCAGCAAGAAACCACCGTCCTTACAGGACGCCCGGAGGAGCACAGGGCGGAGCACTGCTGTGAAGCGCCGCACCTCTTTTTACTTGCCTAAGGATGCTATTAAGCATCTGCATGTTCTATCACGAACACGGGCACGGGAAGTCATTGAGGCCCTGCTTCGAAAATTCATGGTAGTAGATGATCCTCGCAAGTTTGCACTCTTTGAACGAACTGAACGTCATGGCCAAG taTACTTCCGGAAACTGTCAGACGATGAGCAGCCCTTGAAGCTGCGGCTCCTTGCAGGGCCCAGTGAAAAAGTCCTGAGCTTTGTCCTGAAGGAGAATGACTCTGGAGAGGTGAAT TGGGATGCCTTCAGCATGCCTGAACTGCACAATTTCTTACGCATCCTGCAGCGGGAAGAAGAGGAACACCTTCGCCAGATCCTGCAGAAGTATTCTCGTTGTCGCCAGAAGATCCAAGAGGCCCTGCACGCCTGTCCTTTGGGGTGA
- the Rassf1 gene encoding ras association domain-containing protein 1 isoform X3 — translation MGEAETPSFEMTWSSTSSSGYCSQEDSDSELEQYFTARTSLVRRPRRDQDEAVERETPDLSQAETEQKIKDYNGQINSNLFMSLNKDGSYTGFIKVQLKLVRPVSVPSSKKPPSLQDARRSTGRSTAVKRRTSFYLPKDAIKHLHVLSRTRAREVIEALLRKFMVVDDPRKFALFERTERHGQVYFRKLSDDEQPLKLRLLAGPSEKVLSFVLKENDSGEVNWDAFSMPELHNFLRILQREEEEHLRQILQKYSRCRQKIQEALHACPLG, via the exons ATGGGCGAGGCTGAAACACCTTCCTTCGAAATGACCTGGAGCAGCACGAGCAGCAGTGGCTACTGCAGCCAGGAGGACTCGGACTCGGAGCTCGAGCAGTACTTCACGGCGCGCACCTCGCTGGTCCGCAGGCCGCGCCGGGACCAG GATGAGGCTGTAGAGCGGGAGACACCTGATCTTTCTCAAGCTGAGACTGAGCAGAAAATCAAGGATTACAATGGCCAGATCAACAGCAACCTCTTCATGAGCCTG aatAAGGATGGCTCCTACACAGGCTTCATCAAGGTTCAGCTGAAGCTAGTACGGCCTGTCTCAGTGCCTTCCAGCAAGAAACCACCGTCCTTACAGGACGCCCGGAGGAGCACAGGGCGGAGCACTGCTGTGAAGCGCCGCACCTCTTTTTACTTGCCTAAGGATGCTATTAAGCATCTGCATGTTCTATCACGAACACGGGCACGGGAAGTCATTGAGGCCCTGCTTCGAAAATTCATGGTAGTAGATGATCCTCGCAAGTTTGCACTCTTTGAACGAACTGAACGTCATGGCCAAG taTACTTCCGGAAACTGTCAGACGATGAGCAGCCCTTGAAGCTGCGGCTCCTTGCAGGGCCCAGTGAAAAAGTCCTGAGCTTTGTCCTGAAGGAGAATGACTCTGGAGAGGTGAAT TGGGATGCCTTCAGCATGCCTGAACTGCACAATTTCTTACGCATCCTGCAGCGGGAAGAAGAGGAACACCTTCGCCAGATCCTGCAGAAGTATTCTCGTTGTCGCCAGAAGATCCAAGAGGCCCTGCACGCCTGTCCTTTGGGGTGA
- the Rassf1 gene encoding ras association domain-containing protein 1 isoform X4, with product MSLNKDGSYTGFIKVQLKLVRPVSVPSSKKPPSLQDARRSTGRSTAVKRRTSFYLPKDAIKHLHVLSRTRAREVIEALLRKFMVVDDPRKFALFERTERHGQVYFRKLSDDEQPLKLRLLAGPSEKVLSFVLKENDSGEVNWDAFSMPELHNFLRILQREEEEHLRQILQKYSRCRQKIQEALHACPLG from the exons ATGAGCCTG aatAAGGATGGCTCCTACACAGGCTTCATCAAGGTTCAGCTGAAGCTAGTACGGCCTGTCTCAGTGCCTTCCAGCAAGAAACCACCGTCCTTACAGGACGCCCGGAGGAGCACAGGGCGGAGCACTGCTGTGAAGCGCCGCACCTCTTTTTACTTGCCTAAGGATGCTATTAAGCATCTGCATGTTCTATCACGAACACGGGCACGGGAAGTCATTGAGGCCCTGCTTCGAAAATTCATGGTAGTAGATGATCCTCGCAAGTTTGCACTCTTTGAACGAACTGAACGTCATGGCCAAG taTACTTCCGGAAACTGTCAGACGATGAGCAGCCCTTGAAGCTGCGGCTCCTTGCAGGGCCCAGTGAAAAAGTCCTGAGCTTTGTCCTGAAGGAGAATGACTCTGGAGAGGTGAAT TGGGATGCCTTCAGCATGCCTGAACTGCACAATTTCTTACGCATCCTGCAGCGGGAAGAAGAGGAACACCTTCGCCAGATCCTGCAGAAGTATTCTCGTTGTCGCCAGAAGATCCAAGAGGCCCTGCACGCCTGTCCTTTGGGGTGA
- the Tusc2 gene encoding tumor suppressor candidate 2, which produces MGASGSKARGLWPFASTAGGGGPEAAGSEQSLVRSRARAVPPFVFTRRGSMFYDEDGDLAHEFYEETIVTKNGQKRAKLRRVHKNLIPQGFVKLDPPRIHVDFPVILYEV; this is translated from the exons ATGGGCGCCAGCGGCTCCAAAGCTCGGGGCCTCTGGCCCTTCGCTTCCACCGCGGGGGGCGGCGGCCCAGAGGCGGCAGGCTCCGAGCAGTCTTTGGTGCGGTCTCGAGCCCGAGCAGTGCCTCCCTTCGTATTCACGCGCCGCGG CTCCATGTTCTATGATGAAGATGGAGATCTGGCTCACGAATTCTATGAGGAGACAATCGTCACCAAGAATGGGCAGAAGCGAGCCAAGCTGAGGCGGGTACATAAGAATCTGATTCCTCAG GGCTTCGTGAAGCTGGATCCCCCCCGAATCCACGTGGATTTCCCAGTGATCCTCTATGAAGTGTGA
- the Hyal2 gene encoding hyaluronidase-2 — MRAGLGPIITLALVLEVAWASELKPTAPPIFTGRPFVVAWNVPTQECAPRHKVPLDLRAFDVKATPNEGFFNQNITTFYYDRLGLYPRFDAAGMSVHGGVPQNGSLCAHLPMLKESVERYIQTQEPGGLAVIDWEEWRPVWVRNWQEKDVYRQSSRQLVASRHPDWPSDRIVKQAQYEFEFGARQFMLNTLRYVKAVRPQHLWGFYLFPDCYNHDYVQNWESYTGRCPDVEVARNDQLAWLWAESTALFPSVYLDETLASSIHSRNFVSFRVQEALRVAHTHHANHALPVYVFTRPTYTRGLTGLSQMDLISTIGESAALGSAGVIFWGDSEDASSMETCQYLKNYLTQLLVPYVVNVSWATQYCSWTQCHGHGRCVRRNPSANTFLHLSASSFRLVPGRTPNESQLQPEGELSEADLSYLQTHFRCQCYVGWGGEQCQRNYKRAAGSASGVWAGSHLTSLLGLVALAVTWTL, encoded by the exons ATGCGGGCAGGACTGGGTCCCATCATCACACTGGCCCTAGTGCTGGAGGTAGCATGGGCCTCGGAGCTTAAGCCCACAGCGCCACCCATCTTCACTGGCCGACCCTTTGTGGTAGCATGGAATGTGCCCACACAAGAATGTGCCCCACGCCACAAAGTGCCACTGGACCTTAGAGCCTTCGATGTAAAGGCTACACCTAATGAGGGTTTTTTCAACCAGAATATCACCACCTTCTACTACGACCGCCTAGGCCTGTATCCACGTTTTGATGCAGCTGGGATGTCTGTGCATGGCGGTGTGCCTCAGAACGGTAGCCTCTGTGCACACTTGCCCATGCTGAAGGAATCTGTGGAACGCTACATTCAGACCCAGGAGCCTGGGGGGCTGGCAGTCATTGACTGGGAGGAATGGCGGCCTGTATGGGTTCGAAACTGGCAGGAGAAAGATGTGTACCGACAGTCTTCCCGCCAGCTGGTGGCCAGTCGGCACCCTGACTGGCCATCAGACCGGATAGTGAAGCAGGCACAGTACGAGTTTGAGTTCGGGGCTCGGCAGTTCATGTTGAACACACTCCGTTACGTCAAGGCAGTCAGACCTCAGCACCTGTGGGGCTTCTACCTCTTTCCTGACTGCTACAATCATGATTATGTACAGAACTGGGAGAGCTACACGGGCCGCTGTCCCGATGTGGAGGTGGCACGAAACGACCAGCTGGCCTGGCTCTGGGCTGAGAGCActgctctctttccctctgtgtaCCTGGACGAGACACTGGCGTCCTCCATACACAGCCGCAACTTTGTCAGTTTCCGTGTTCAAGAGGCCCTTCGTGTGGCTCACACCCACCATGCAAACCACGCGCTCCCGGTGTATGTCTTCACACGTCCCACATACACCCGAGGACTCACGGGACTTAGCCAG ATGGACCTTATCTCTACCATCGGTGAGAGTGCCGCCCTGGGCTCAGCAGGTGTCATCTTCTGGGGCGACTCAGAAGATGCTTCAAGTATG GAGACCTGCCAGTACCTCAAGAATTACCTAACGCAGCTGCTGGTTCCCTACGTAGTCAATGTGTCCTGGGCTACCCAGTATTGCAGTTGGACCCAGTGCCATGGCCATGGGCGCTGTGTGCGCCGCAACCCCAGCGCTAATACCTTCCTGCACCTCAGTGCCAGCAGCTTCCGTCTAGTGCCTGGCCGTACCCCCAATGAATCCCAGCTTCAACCCGAGGGGGAGCTCAGCGAAGCCGACCTCAGCTACCTGCAGACGCACTTTCGCTGCCAGTGCTATGTGGGCTGGGGTGGCGAGCAGTGCCAACGGAACTATAAGCGGGCAGCTGGAAGTGCCAGTGGAGTCTGGGCTGGATCCCACCTCACCAGTCTGCTGGGTTTGGTGGCTCTGGCTGTCACCTGGACCTTATAA
- the Hyal1 gene encoding hyaluronidase-1, which translates to MKPFRPEVAPDPSPAAAARLLCISALFLTLLELAQGSRGSMVSNRPFITVWNGDTHWCLVDHGVDVDVSVFDVVANKKQSFQGSNMTIFYREELGTYPYYTPTGEPIFGGLPQNASLVTHLAHAFQDIKAAMPEPDFSGLAVIDWEAWRPRWTFNWDSKDIYRQRSMELVRAEHPDWPETLVEAVAQDQFQKAAQAWMAGTLQLGQVLRPRGLWGYYGFPDCYNNNDFPSSKYTGQCSPSIRDQNDQLGWLWNQSYALYPSIYLPSALMGTGKSQMYVRHRVQEAFRVATASRDPHVPIMPYVQIFYEMTDYFLPLEELEHSLGESAAQGAAGAVIWLSSEKTSTKEACRAIKAYMDSTLGPFIVNVTSAALLCSEALCSGHGRCVRRPRYPEALLTLNPASFSIELTHDGRPPSLKGTLSLKDRVQMAMKFKCRCYRGWSGKWCGKQGLETLLERKQNETLISLSLELGEVQAELNTSKLLEAIGRTKRRRSQRKETTGLVSSRHRKGRSQGQNGPTLVLL; encoded by the exons ATGAAGCCCTTCAGGCCTGAG GTTGCCCCAGACCCATCCCCTGCAGCTGCAGCCCGCCTGCTTTGcatctctgctctcttcctgaCCTTGCTCGAGTTGGCCCAAGGCTCCAGAGGTTCCATGGTATCCAACAGGCCGTTCATCACTGTTTGGAATGGAGACACTCATTGGTGCCTGGTGGATCATGGAGTGGATGTGGATGTCAGTGTCTTCGATGTGGTTGCCAACAAGAAGCAGAGTTTCCAAGGCTCTAACATGACTATTTTCTACCGCGAGGAGTTGGGCACCTACCCCTACTATACACCCACCGGGGAACCCATATTTGGTGGTCTGCCCCAGAATGCCAGCCTGGTTACCCACCTTGCTCATGCCTTCCAGGATATCAAGGCTGCCATGCCTGAACCTGACTTCTCAGGACTGGCAGTCATTGATTGGGAGGCTTGGCGCCCACGATGGACCTTCAACTGGGACAGCAAGGACATTTACCGGCAGCGCTCAATGGAACTGGTCCGGGCAGAGCACCCTGACTGGCCAGAAACTTTAGTGGAAGCAGTAGCCCAAGACCAGTTCCAGAAAGCTGCACAGGCCTGGATGGCAGGCACCCTCCAACTGGGGCAGGTACTGCGTCCCCGTGGCCTCTGGGGCTACTATGGCTTCCCCGACTGCTACAACAACAACGACTTTCCAAGTTCCAAATACACAGGCCAGTGCTCACCAAGCATTCGTGACCAGAATGACCAGCTAGGGTGGTTGTGGAATCAGAGCTATGCCCTTTACCCAAGTATTTACTTGCCCTCAGCGCTGATGGGCACAGGGAAGTCACAGATGTACGTTCGACACCGTGTGCAAGAGGCATTCCGTGTAGCTACAGCTTCCAGAGACCCCCATGTACCTATAATGCCCTACGTCCAGATCTTCTATGAAATGACAGATTATTTTCTGCCCCTG GAGGAACTGGAGCACAGCCTGGGGGAGAGCGCAGCCCAgggagcagcaggagcagtgaTCTGGCTGAGCTCAGAGAAAACGAGCACCAAG GAAGCATGCCGGGCCATTAAAGCATATATGGATTCCACACTTGGGCCCTTCATTGTGAACGTGACCAGTGCAGCTCTTTTGTGCAGTGAAGCTCTGTGTTCCGGCCACGGTCGCTGTGTCCGCCGTCCCCGTTACCCTGAAGCTCTCCTCACCCTCAATCCTGCCAGTTTCTCCATTGAGCTAACACACGATGGCAGGCCCCCGAGCCTCAAGGGTACCCTCTCGCTTAAGGATCGGGTGCAGATGGCTATGAAATTCAAGTGTCGATGCTACCGTGGATGGAGTGGCAAGTGGTGTGGCAAGCAGG GACTGGAGACGCTACTAGAGCGGAAACAGAACGAAACTCTCATTTCTTTGAGCCTGGAGCTGGGAGAGGTGCAGGCGGAGCTGAACACAAGCAAGCTGCTGGAAGCCATCGGCCGAACCAAGAGGAGGCGGAGCCAACGAAAGGAAACTACGGGCTTAGTCTCCAGTCGCCACCGGAAGGGAAGAAGCCAGGGACAGAATGGGCCTACACTAGTTCTGTTGTGA